In Oryza sativa Japonica Group chromosome 8, ASM3414082v1, the sequence GTAGAtcagagcagagagagagagagagagagagagatctatTGTCCTGGAGGAGGCTGGAGCCATGTGAGCAAACGTTTcagtgttcttcttcttcttcttctttttaacGCAAACTTTGGAGAGATTGACCCCCGTTGTAAATTAATTGGCTTACCTGGTCAGCAGCCTTTTTGCCTGAAATACCGTACTGTAATTCAGTGGTGGCCCATTGGAGTCTTCTTTCCTAATCGCTTTGCTTAGTTGGTCCCCGTCTCGTTTAATAACATTTATACCTCTCTTTTGTGTACTCCTGCCTATTAGTACCTTTCGTCAACGCCACTTACTTCACCcacataatactccctccgtcccatttcaAGCGCTGGCAtgagtttctgtgtccaactttaatcgtacgtcttatttaaaatatttttataattattacttCTGTTGTTATTAGGTGATAAAACATTAATAGTACTTTATATATGAATTATGTTTTTTATCTTTTAAAaagattttaaataaaacggactaTTAAAATTGGATAGGGAAACTTATCATTCGTATTTAAAATAGAACGGACAGAGTAGTATTTACCTCTCATAATAATTAACTTCAGATCACCGCGTCAACCATGTGCACTTGCTAAGAGGACGAAATTACAGACAGGCAAGGTCGGAGGTACATGCCAGGTCTTCTTCCTTGCAGGGGCGTATTTAGCGTATTTAGGATTTTAATATATGGATGGTCCAACTTACATAACTTTTATAAATATCATAAATATAATAAGATAATACATAATAGAAGTATAAATTGGTTAAAATTGCATCGTAATGTAGTattaataagattttttttctcttcccaaTAATTTTTTCACATACATATATTTGTCTTGAGCTAGGTTTCTTTTTGTGGTCGGGTCCATCCTTTGGATACGCCAGTGCTTCTATGGAAGTAAGgaaattcaaacaaattttactGGAACTGAACTACCTGCATGTTGCACATCTTTCTTGTACTCTGGCCTGAACCGAACATATACATATACTGaagctgtgtttagatccaaactttgatccaaacttccaacttttctatcacatcaacctgtcatacacacataatttttcagtcacatcgtactaATTTTaacccaaacttttaattttggaatGAACTAAACATAACCTAATTATGAATGCTCCCACTACACGTTGCAAATGCCAATCATGGAGGGCATCTATGGCTTTCCCTGTGAGTTCCGGCAGTCCCAGTGTACGCCACCCGTGCCGTCCCGGATTCTCTCCCATTACTACACCACAGCTAGCTCACCTAGCAAAAACCTTGCTCTTCCTCACACGGTCACCATGCTCGTGAGACCCATCCTTGCTGTTGCAGTTTGTTTTTATCCTTTGAACAGTGGATATGAGTGGACACTCCATGAAGAAAGCAATAGttgttattactccctccgtttcaaaatatttgacacatttaactttttagcacatgtttaaccgttgtcttattaaaaaaaatttgtgaaatatgtaaaactatatgtgtacatgaaagtatatttaacaatgaatcaaatgatatgaaaagaataaataattacttaaattttttgaataagacgaatggtcaaacacgtactaaaaagtcaacggtgttaaacattttaaaacggagggagtatatggtaAGCTCCATTGCCAAGTGCCAACTTGCCACTGCCAGATCTCGCATCTCATTATTTCGCTTacgcttatacttatacttataagttaaaatttaaattttaaaacttttaaacttGATTTTGTAGGTTTTTATCGTGATTTATTTTACGGTATTTACTTTTGTATCCGCTAaagatatataaaaattttgtctATAAATTATTTCTTTATCTGTGCGGTACGAATAAGGATGAACCAAACTACGACCGCTCACATGGCAGGAAGTAGCAACTGATTTTTTGAGATGCTTCACCTTCACTGCTTGTCCTCATCGATTCCCAGAAGACTCAATTCCTGAGTTTTTGTgtacaacgtttgactgtccgtcttatatgaaatttttttatgattagtatttttattgttgttagatgataaaacatgattaatactttatgtgtgacttgtacttttaaattttttcataatttttttaaataagatggacagtaaaacgttggacacggaaacctaaAAATTGAgtctttttggacggagggagtatctttgtTCTTGATGCTGACATGGAATTATCTTGTTTTGAGAGAGAGGGATGGTCTGAACGCCTGATGGATGGAATCTCGGTGCTGAGTGGACATGAATGAATGATGGAATCTTACTGGAATCTGTCGGAAATTAGTTCAGGAGTTTAGGGTGcttttagttcacgctaaaattagaagtttgattgaaattgaaacgatatgatggaaaagttagaagtttatgtgtgtataaaagttttgatgtgatgaaaaatttagaagttttaaaaaaaagttgggaactaaaccaggcctaagtTCTAATGAAATTCACGTCAAATTCATTTTAAAAGAAACCTAAATCTCttaatttgtgaaaaaaaaactacaaaacaATTCGGGTGTTCTAGATGGGCCTTAGTGGGTTCTCTTTGGGCCGGCCCCTGCATTTCTGTATACTGGGCCTAGATTTAGGACGTCACCGATAAGGTCATCTTCCAAGACAAAACTCCGGCGAgtgggggggcggcggcggaggaggaggagaaggaagcggcggtgatgcgagggaggaggtggagggggatATCTTCGTGGAGGAATGCGCCCTCTCGGCGCCTCGTGGATCGGAGGTATCGCAGATTTTCTTTAGTGGGATTAGGTTTTGCCTTATGCTGTTTGGTACGATTTGGTAGTAGTTGGTATGAGACAGATTCGTTCTCTTTTTAGAAGAAAAGATTTGATGTTTTAGGAGTATAATGTAATTGGGCTACATGTGTGTAATTTTTCTGTTGGTATGACTGATTTTTATTGCTGATTAATCTGGCAAATTCATTTTTTAGGATATCTCCAGTAGAATTATCAGATCTACTAGTAGTTTGGTAATTAAAGTGAGATTGGCCACTTGAATGGTGGTAGTGCAAAGGCCAGCTTAAAGTTCAGAGTGCTCGCATTGAGACTAGTTTGATCATTCTATCGGTGAATAGTATATTAGTATGAACACATTCCCCATTGTTTTCTATTTCGGTTTTCAGGATTTGGTGGAGAAGGAGTGCCAGAAATGGCAGGGCAAAGGCGTGAACATCAAGTACGAGGTCAGAGGGAACAGGAAGGGTTACAAAGCTGGCGCGCTCAAGGAAGGGTTGAAGCACGACTATGTGAAAGAGTGCGAGTACATTGCCATGTTCGATGCCGACTTCCAGCCCGAGTCTGATTTCCTCCTTAGGACCGTTCCATTCCTCGTGCACAACTCGGAGATCGCCCTTGTTCAGACTCGCTGGAAATTTGGTCAGTAGCCAGTGCATATGCATTATTTTTGCTGTACTCAGCACTCACTATAGTTTAGCAAATAACAATGATGTTGTGCAATAgcttaatttatttttccttttgcaGGGTGTGATAGCTTAAACTGATCTGACTATCTTCATGTTGTGTATGCAGTTAACGCTAATGAGTGCCTGTTGACAAGGTTCCAAGAAATGTCGTTGGACTACCACTTTAAGTACGAACAAGAGGCTGGGTCTTCGGTGTACTCTTTTTTCGGCTTCAATGGTACAGCCTGTTGATCATGTATATACTAGTTAGAAGCTCGTCCATTTCCTGTAGATGAGAAATATGCATCATACACATGCTAATATTATTTTAGACAAATTAATGTGTGTTTCCTTTCATTGAGTACACCTTTTGCTTTAGTTACAAGAAGCACCCGACAAGTTCTTTATAATTCtaattgtaaaattagcttttAGACTACATTTCTATGTGACAATTTGGTGACCACAAACCATGATAAATTTGCATTCTAGAgttcaaataataaaataatatcaatTCATGGAAGAACCAATgtgtaatattttaaataacttCATGGAGCACTTGGTAAAAAATTGAGTGCGGAATTGGTGCCTTGGTGGGGTTGTAGATTCACTGTCACCACCATTGCGTTCTTTAGAAGTACAGATAGGTCACCCAAACATCCAGATTTGCACATTATTTAGTAACTGTTGGGCTTAAAAAACAATGTTTTCACCTTTCAGGGACTGCTGGTGTCTGGAGAATTGCAGCAATTGACGATGCTGGGGGCTGGAAGGACCGGACAACTGTGGAGGACATGGACCTTGCGGTTCGTGCAACATTGCAGGGATGGAAATTCGTATATGTTGGTGATGTCAAAGTATGCCTATGCTCCTTTACTTGATTAATGGAAATTAGGTATCTTGACAATCAACAGACATAATGATCCACTGAATACTATGATGTTTTGTGGTTAGGTCAAGAGCGAGCTACCAAGCACATTCAAGGCATACCGGTTTCAGCAGCACAGATGGTCATGTGGACCAGCAAATCTGTTCAAGAAAATGATGGTAGAGATTTTAGAAAACAAGGTTTGTGTTTTGACTAGGCTATCTACTACCTTTGGTAAATGGATCGCATCTTCTTATTGGCTTACATGCTTACCCTTTTTCCCTGTGTAGAAAGTGTCATTTTGGAACAAAATCCACCTTTGGTACGATTTCTTCTTTGTTGGGAAGATTGCTGCTCACACAGTGACATTCATCTACTACTGCTTTGTGATCCCGGTGTCCGTTTGGTTGCCTGAAATCGAAATTCCTCTCTGGGGGGTTGTCTATGTTCCTACAGTCATCACCCTCTGCAAGGCTGTTGGAACACCCAGGTAACTAGCATCCCAATATTCAAGTTTCAGAATGACAGTGCTAATGTTGCTTTCAGTTAacacctgtttttttttctctgtttcagtTCATTTCATCTTGTGATCCTCTGGGTCCTATTCGAGAATGTCATGTCATTGCACCGGATAAAGGCGGCAGTAACTGGTATTTTGGAGGCTGGCCGAGTCAATGAGTGGGTTGTCACCGAGAAGTTGGGAGACGCCAACAAGACAAAGCCAGACACCAATGGATCAGATGCTGTGAAAGTGATTGATGTGGAGCTAACAACGCCTCTAATACCAAAGCTCAAGAAGAGACGAACGAGATTCTGGGACAAGTAAGCAAAGTTTATTTTCAGAACTTTCAGAGTTAATACAATATTATACATTTGAAGTACTAAATACAATTCTTTGCCAACCTATGAGAATGCACATAATTCAAAGGAGACaaacgttcttttttttttgggagagggggtttgggggggggggggggtatatttaactgccttttttttttgctaatgtTGATACATGTCTTCTTTATATCAGGTACCACTATTCAGAAATTTTTGTTGGCATCTGCATAATTCTGTCTGGTTTCTACGATGTGCTTTATGCAAAGAAGGGATACTACATATTCCTCTTCATTCAAGGCCTAGCTTTCCTCATTGTCGGTTTTGATTATATCGGCGTGTGCCCTCCTTGAGCAGAATAAGGTAGTCATTGATGGAACTGACATGCAGAATTACGAGAAATCATGTGCAAATGAAGCTGCTCTCCTGCACATATCAAGTTCGGAACAAAATTCAACACGGATCATTCTTCTCGTCAGTCTTGGTCAGATTTGATCCAATCATTCTTTGCTGCCAAAAAGGGCGTGGAAATAACACCGTCATTCTTTCAACAATCATAGTATTTACTGAAGCATCATGATAAAAAGTAGTGCAAAAGCATTCGATTCAGATCCTGTAAAGAAGCTGGAATAACAGAGTTGTAAATGAAATAGCGTGCTCTGCCAATTACTATAGACTCCAAATTAATTAGCCTACCAAAATTTGCCAATGTACTGATGTAGTTTATTCAGGCTGCAATACATGGCCCTCAGTCTATAATCTGGTGTAGTAGGCTAAAACTTGTAAATGAACATTGTTTCTGAACTCGAATAATTCTGTCAAAAAGTTTAGACAGATCTTGAAATGAATAAAGTACAGAATGTAAGCATTGCCTCTGAAGTCTTATgtgtatttttcaaaaaaaagctCCTAATCTCGGACGAGCAATCGACGCATGGATTTGTGTTATAGTAACTAGGACACAACTTTTATactccgttctaaaatacaagcatttttagcatagttaCAAGCCAAaaattttaactttgatcattaatagtaaaaaaataaaaagattaatcatgtaaaattgatgtgactagatttatcattaaataaactattataatatgtaactctttttatttaaaacattttactttTGTAGATATTATTGGTTAAAGTAGTATCTCGGAGACCATGTCAGGatccaaaaatgcttatattttgagcggagggagtatatgcttcTAGTTTTAGCGGTCCAAAAGGTAAGATTGAGCGAAGGAAACGAAAAGGGAAACCTAAATTACGTTCTAAAATCCAAATTTTTGTTTGCGACTTAAAAGCCGCAACTCAAACAAACAGGCATGTCATGGGCTTTATAAGCCCAACATGGCCCGCTTTGTACACTATACCGCAAAGTCTACCTTACGTCATAGGCCCAGAAGCCCAATAAGTCCTATTAGGCCCAACAGAATCTTGTTCTCAgaactgcgccgccgccgcgcggatcaccgtgctcgccgccgccgacttccGGCCGTCCCCCGAATCCCCCTCCGGCGACCCCGGCTGCTCGCCCTCGTCCCAGCCCCAACCCCAAGCCTGACGTAagctcgtcgacgccgg encodes:
- the LOC136351380 gene encoding probable glucomannan 4-beta-mannosyltransferase 11 isoform X1 — its product is MSSSGGGGVAEEVARLWGELPVRVVWAAVAAQWAAAAAAARAAVVVPAVRALVAVSLAMTVMILAEKLFVAAVCLAVRAFRLRPDRRYKWLPIGAAAAAASSEDDEESGLVAAAAAFPMVLVQIPMFNEREVYKLSIGAACSLDWPSDRVVIQVLDDSTDLVVKDLVEKECQKWQGKGVNIKYEVRGNRKGYKAGALKEGLKHDYVKECEYIAMFDADFQPESDFLLRTVPFLVHNSEIALVQTRWKFVNANECLLTRFQEMSLDYHFKYEQEAGSSVYSFFGFNGTAGVWRIAAIDDAGGWKDRTTVEDMDLAVRATLQGWKFVYVGDVKVKSELPSTFKAYRFQQHRWSCGPANLFKKMMVEILENKKVSFWNKIHLWYDFFFVGKIAAHTVTFIYYCFVIPVSVWLPEIEIPLWGVVYVPTVITLCKAVGTPSSFHLVILWVLFENVMSLHRIKAAVTGILEAGRVNEWVVTEKLGDANKTKPDTNGSDAVKVIDVELTTPLIPKLKKRRTRFWDKYHYSEIFVGICIILSGFYDVLYAKKGYYIFLFIQGLAFLIVGFDYIGVCPP
- the LOC136351380 gene encoding probable glucomannan 4-beta-mannosyltransferase 11 isoform X2, which gives rise to MFDADFQPESDFLLRTVPFLVHNSEIALVQTRWKFVNANECLLTRFQEMSLDYHFKYEQEAGSSVYSFFGFNGTAGVWRIAAIDDAGGWKDRTTVEDMDLAVRATLQGWKFVYVGDVKVKSELPSTFKAYRFQQHRWSCGPANLFKKMMVEILENKKVSFWNKIHLWYDFFFVGKIAAHTVTFIYYCFVIPVSVWLPEIEIPLWGVVYVPTVITLCKAVGTPSSFHLVILWVLFENVMSLHRIKAAVTGILEAGRVNEWVVTEKLGDANKTKPDTNGSDAVKVIDVELTTPLIPKLKKRRTRFWDKYHYSEIFVGICIILSGFYDVLYAKKGYYIFLFIQGLAFLIVGFDYIGVCPP